The Neodiprion fabricii isolate iyNeoFabr1 chromosome 4, iyNeoFabr1.1, whole genome shotgun sequence genome window below encodes:
- the LOC124180627 gene encoding polyadenylate-binding protein-interacting protein 1, with protein sequence MDPLGGDQRVIQQSRSTRGRGRGSWAPTPSQETRGLRRPHHTSAASVNTGSMENTGTKTDGAKGDIVKNSTLSVDAAEFVPKSFSPALPNQQQSGSAMPRHSVQNRLNNARQGHHGGHQHGLHQQYVPQQNRYIPHREHQVYMGPPQHQHYNQYSNTQDYGYYDRGSGDHSRHQAEQNELDVEGDGEDWSGMRGMMGQLEVAMRTLTLSPGRFDSLVASLVDAITPCLTNTVQTQAIIGAILGQSINEGNFRYSGARLCTFLDNAALSERAPSIFRDTLVARCREETEKSIEFWMQRSLPEDEVKEKLCHGLILFLAELVTQMESEPASVLGKLLIELMSAVLQRPAPNSAKHICQALKLAGQTLERDSCGGGAEMENVMRRLTGLVNDGQVDVHVGRMVNSVDELRRGNWGRLVSTHGPYNSTVNDSPQTPADVSQQPLTNEPVFYGPDGNVLSPEESRFLQDLTGDTPDVEEFGEGEDDGDIDGIWNEEGDDGGMDDDIAAAYEQFLKLAPNKSNGYTNVP encoded by the exons ATGGATCCTCTTGGTGGGGATCAACGAGTGATACAACAATCTCGATCCACTCGTGGTCGAGGCCGTGGATCTTGGGCACCGACACCATCCCAGGAGACACGGGGACTCAGGCGACCACATCACACTTCTGCTGCCAGCGTAAACACAG GTTCCATGGAGAACACTGGAACGAAGACAGATGGAGCCAAAGGTGACATCGTCAAAAACTCAACACTTTCCGTTGATGCCGCTGAATTCGTACCCAAAAGCTTCAGTCCAGCACTGCCG AACCAGCAACAATCTGGATCAGCGATGCCTAGACACTCGGTTCAGAATCGGCTGAATAATGCAAGACAGGGCCATCATGGCGGGCATCAACACGGCTTACATCAACAGTACGTACCTCAGCAAAATCGCTACATTCCACATCGGGAGCATCAGGTCTACATGGGTCCGCCACAGCACCAGCATTATAATCAGTACTCAAATACTCAAGATTACGGGTATTACGACAGAGGATCAGGGGATCACAGCAGACATCAG GCCGAACAAAACGAGTTAGATGTGGAAGGTGATGGTGAAGATTGGAGCGGAATGAGGGGAATGATGGGACAGCTAGAAGTGGCGATGCGGACACTCACTCTCAGTCCTGGGCGGTTTGACTCTTTGGTTGCATCTCTCGTTGATGCCATTACTCCATGTCTTACTAATACAGTGCAGACGCAAGCTATAATTGGAGCCATACTTGGACAG TCCATAAACGAAGGAAATTTCCGGTACAGCGGTGCACGTCTTTGCACATTTTTGGATAATGCAGCTTTAAGCGAACGTGCTCCATCCATTTTCAGAGACACTCTCGTTGCtag ATGTCGCGAGGAGACAGAAAAGTCAATTGAGTTTTGGATGCAGAGGAGTTTACCAGAAGATGAAGTAAAGGAAAAACTTTGCCATGGGTTAATACTGTTTTTGGCTGAACTAGTCACTCAAATGGAGTCAGAACCAGCATCTGTATTGGGAAAATTGTTAATTGAATTAATGTCTGCTGTTCTACAGCGCCCTGCTCCAAACTCTGCTAAACACATCTGCCAGGCACTTAAG TTGGCAGGTCAAACTCTAGAAAGAGACAGTTGCGGTGGAGGGGCTGAGATGGAAAATGTAATGCGTAGGCTCACTGGGCTTGTGAACGATGGTCAGGTCGATGTTCACGTCGGTCGAATGGTTAATAGCGTAGACGAACTCCGTCGGGGAAACTGGGGACGTCTTGTTTCAACGCACGGACCTTACAATTCTACCGTCAATGATAGTCCTCAAACACCTGCAGATGTATCGCAACAGCCA TTAACAAATGAACCCGTGTTTTACGGTCCTGATGGCAACGTTTTATCTCCAGAGGAGAGCAGATTCTTGCAAGATCTAACCGGGGACACGCCTGACGTCGAGGAATTCGG CGAGGGAGAGGATGATGGCGACATTGATGGTATTTGGAATGAAGAAGGAGACGATGGTGGGATGGATGATGACATTGCAGCAGCCTATGAACAGTTTTTAAAGCTTGCTCCAAATAAAAGCAATG